From Anopheles darlingi chromosome 2, idAnoDarlMG_H_01, whole genome shotgun sequence, the proteins below share one genomic window:
- the LOC125952047 gene encoding myosin regulatory light chain 2, atrial isoform: protein MDFLKDLNQPKVYELKKAFCLFDLDGDGVISEQDLRNTFLTLGVNKSDYDIDAMFDGVVQPLNLDVFLLLILQRANGLAPQDAMVGAFRMWDKANVGYIDKERFIRDITTFGDRFTVAEAKEALEDAVITRGPQLNADGQLMEKLDYMDFAESISGFQKTDHK, encoded by the exons ATGGATTTCCTCAAGGATCTGAACCAACCGAAGGTGTACGAGCTGAAGAAGGCGTTCTGTTTGTTCGATctcgacggtgacggtgtgatTAGCGAGCAGGATCTACGGAACACCTTCCTGACGCTCGGTGTGAACAAATCGGACTACGATATCGATGCCATGTTCGATGGG GTAGTGCAGCCACTAAATTTGGACGTGTTCCTGCTGCTAATTCTCCAGCGCGCGAACGGGCTGGCCCCGCAGGACGCCATGGTCGGTGCATTCCGTATGTGGGACAAGGCCAACGTCGGCTACATCGACAAGGAGCG CTTCATTAGGGATATCACAACGTTCGGCGATCGGTTTACGGTggcggaagcgaaggaagcgcTCGAGGACGCGGTCATCACACGCGGACCACAGCTCAACGCTGACGGCCAGCTGATGGAGAAGCTCGACTACATGGACTTTGCGGAGAGCATTTCCGGGTTCCAGAAAACGGACCACAAGTGA
- the LOC125952734 gene encoding uncharacterized protein LOC125952734, with the protein MFKPHLEMIGSYEPISKKARFFNTYLKSLKGSQDIMAKEKRSYSSSFESQSIYSDSKFACERVKSPGYHYNPVSRDTYGVTPRKINARDFSARR; encoded by the exons ATGTTCAAGCCACATCTGGAAATGATCGGAAGCTACGAGCCTATCAGCAAGAAGGCTCGCTTCTTCAACACCTACCTCAAATCGCTCAAGG GCTCGCAGGACATTATGGCCAAGGAGAAGCGCAGCTACAGCTCGTCCTTCGAATCGCAGAGCATCTACAGTGACTCGAAATTCGCCTGCGAAAGAGTCAAGTCGCCCGGTTACCACTACAACCCGGTCAGCCGTGACACCTACGGAGTCACGCCGAGAAAGATTAACGCACGCGACTTCTCCGCCAGA CGCTAA
- the LOC125959108 gene encoding glutathione S-transferase D7 — MTTVLYYLPPSPPCRSVLLLAKMIGVELDLKVLNVLEGEQLKPDFIELNPQHCIPTLDDHGLVLWESRVIMSYLVSVYGKDESLYPKDFRSRAIVDQRLHFDLGTLYQRVVDYYFPTIFFGAHLDQTKKAKLAEALGWFDAMLKPYQWSAANHFTIADISLCVTVSQIEAFQFDLLPYPRVRAWLQKCKDELEPHGYHDINVTGAETLAALFRSKLKQ, encoded by the exons ATGACCACGGTCCTGTACTATctgccaccatcgccaccgtgccgatcggtgctgctgctggcgaagaTGATCGGTGTCGAGCTGGACCTGAAGGTGCTGAACGTGCTGGAAGGCGAACAGCTGAAGCCGGACTTTATCGAACTGAACCCGCAACACTGCATACCGACGCTGGACGACCACgggctggtgctgtgggaaaG TCGCGTAATAATGTCCTACCTGGTGTCGGTTTACGGTAAGGACGAAAGTCTCTATCCCAAGGATTTCCGCTCGCGagcgatcgtcgatcagcGACTGCACTTCGACCTAGGCACCCTTTATCAGCGAGTTGTAGACTACTAT TTTCCGACCATTTTCTTCGGCGCTCACCTGGACCAAACAAAGAAGGCGAAGCTGGCCGAAGCGCTCGGGTGGTTCGACGCAATGCTCAAACCGTACCAATGGTCCGCGGCGAACCACTTTACGATAGCGGACATTTCGCTGTGCGTCACCGTGTCGCAGATCGAAGCGTTCCAGTTCGACCTGCTACCCTATCCGCGCGTTCGTGCCTGGCTGCAAAAGTGCAAGGACGAGCTGGAACCGCACGGTTACCACGACATCAACGTGACCGGAGCGGAAACACTGGCCGCCCTGTTTCGCTCGAAGCTGAAACAGTAG
- the LOC125959189 gene encoding uncharacterized protein LOC125959189 — MHWGILLLIGVTVALPEQQQQQQQQQQQKPPIPQAQAPLGSNGEKTFQLENPAYDPTLYQKFLPQDAVQQYVHSYTGQPYPATIYGGGSPFDPTATAFAAIPTGGFEGFLIPAPAEKEQPSLLTSLRTLLPSARSLVTFVGRLASVLIGSIGVLLFGAILTSLTCFFTPFCTLSFRNAKFLTGAQDAAEDIAQVVGEQVTADRVKRAAEFLYTAIDKFQRLNNIVKEATERKAPPPARAAMSSSWPGASGIRPTH, encoded by the coding sequence atgcattggGGAATACTGTTACTGATTGGTGTCACCGTGGCCCTCccggagcaacaacaacaacaacaacaacagcaacagcaaaagccaCCGATACCCCAGGCCCAGGCTCCACTGGGCTCCAACGGGGAGAAAACATTCCAGCTAGAGAACCCGGCTTACGATCCGACGCTCTACCAAAAGTTCCTACCACAGGATGCGGTCCAGCAGTACGTCCACTCGTACACCGGCCAACCATACCCGGCCACCATCTACGGTGGTGGGTCACCGTTCGATCCGACCGCAACCGCCTTTGCCGCCATCCCGACCGGTGGCTTCGAGGGTTTTCTGATACCGGCGCCGGCCGAAAAGGAGCAACCGTCGCTCCTGACGTCACTGCGCACCCTACTGCCGAGTGCCCGATCGTTGGTCACCTTCGTTGGACGGCTAGCCTCGGTACTGATCGGTTCCATCGGTGTGCTACTGTTCGGTGCGATCCTCACTTCGCTGACGTGCTTCTTTACGCCCTTCTGTACGCTCTCGTTCCGTAATGCCAAGTTCCTGACGGGAGCGCAGGACGCGGCGGAAGACATTGCGCAGGTGGTTGGTGAGCAGGTGACGGCCGATCGGGTGAAACGGGCGGCCGAGTTCCTCTACACGGCGATCGATAAGTTCCAGCGGCTAAACAACATTGTCAAGGAGGCTACCGAACGGaaggcaccaccacctgccagGGCAGCGATGAGTTCGAGTTGGCCCGGTGCCAGCGGCATTCGTCCAACGCATTGA